The following coding sequences lie in one uncultured Mailhella sp. genomic window:
- a CDS encoding flavodoxin family protein, with translation MKVLALNGSQNPRGVTWHAINLVGEELAKENIGLDIIHIGSKAVAGCVDCRKCRTNGHHCIHNDIVNEIIDKLPEYDGLILGCPVHYMGIPGTFKACLDRLLYATEHLEGWGPKPATAIAVCRRAGAVSAAQQLGNYLNCSNLITVNSQYWNIAFGWKPEEFLSQDAEGVQTMQVLGRNMAWLLKVIEAGRASVPAPVYEKRVRANFCR, from the coding sequence ATGAAAGTTCTCGCTCTCAATGGAAGTCAGAATCCCCGCGGAGTCACCTGGCACGCCATCAATCTTGTCGGAGAAGAGCTAGCCAAGGAAAACATCGGCCTCGACATCATCCACATCGGATCCAAGGCCGTGGCCGGATGCGTGGACTGCCGCAAATGCCGCACCAACGGGCATCACTGCATCCACAACGACATCGTCAACGAGATCATCGACAAACTTCCCGAATATGACGGCCTTATTCTGGGATGCCCCGTGCACTACATGGGCATTCCCGGCACGTTCAAGGCCTGTCTCGACAGGCTTCTCTACGCCACGGAGCATCTCGAAGGCTGGGGTCCCAAGCCCGCCACGGCCATTGCCGTCTGCCGCAGGGCCGGAGCCGTAAGCGCCGCGCAGCAGCTCGGCAACTACCTCAACTGCTCCAACCTCATCACGGTGAACAGTCAGTACTGGAACATCGCCTTCGGCTGGAAGCCCGAAGAATTTCTCTCGCAGGACGCGGAAGGCGTTCAGACCATGCAGGTGCTGGGACGCAACATGGCATGGCTGCTCAAGGTCATTGAAGCCGGACGGGCCAGCGTTCCCGCGCCCGTATACGAAAAGCGCGTGCGCGCCAATTTCTGCCGCTAA
- a CDS encoding LysR family transcriptional regulator, with the protein MDLKDMLYFCTIVEEGQISKAAKRLNISQPPLSLRLKELEEEVGCSLISRSSGKWKVTKEGQLLYHKSQQILSHIEGLAESIRHIGSEFSGEVRIGIGTHCISYFRSIVPTLIEKYPRISCRTVVADSPTIERYLQERSIELAVLRLNLSHNCYTTFNLPPQHMVAVYSNLVEPPSHEGQVTFEELVKYPLLLSRRWANADGFRPIVAAFQAKHLRPQMVLDTQTPSLLFELLYTTPAVALIPNTEIPPHAAHVFPVRDIEHFVVFQPVLAYLSDSYLSPQTTAVMELLKEQYIE; encoded by the coding sequence ATGGATCTGAAAGACATGCTGTACTTCTGCACCATCGTGGAGGAAGGACAGATAAGCAAGGCCGCAAAGCGGCTGAACATCAGTCAGCCTCCGCTGAGCCTGCGCCTCAAGGAGCTTGAAGAAGAGGTGGGCTGCTCCCTCATTTCCCGCTCCAGCGGAAAATGGAAGGTCACCAAGGAAGGACAGCTTCTCTACCACAAGAGTCAGCAGATTCTCAGTCACATCGAAGGACTGGCCGAAAGCATCCGGCACATCGGTTCGGAGTTCAGCGGCGAGGTGCGCATAGGCATAGGAACGCACTGCATATCCTACTTTCGGAGCATCGTTCCCACGCTCATCGAAAAGTATCCCCGCATTTCCTGCCGAACGGTCGTGGCCGATTCCCCCACCATCGAACGCTATCTTCAGGAGCGCTCCATCGAGCTCGCCGTGCTCAGACTCAACCTTTCGCACAACTGCTACACCACGTTCAATCTGCCTCCGCAGCACATGGTGGCCGTGTACTCCAATCTGGTGGAGCCGCCTTCCCACGAAGGACAGGTCACCTTTGAGGAACTGGTGAAGTATCCGCTGCTGCTCTCACGGCGCTGGGCCAACGCCGACGGCTTCCGCCCCATCGTGGCGGCCTTTCAGGCCAAGCATCTGCGCCCGCAGATGGTGCTCGACACGCAGACTCCGTCGCTGCTCTTTGAACTTCTCTACACCACGCCGGCCGTGGCCCTCATTCCCAACACCGAAATACCGCCGCACGCCGCTCACGTCTTTCCCGTCAGGGACATCGAGCACTTCGTCGTCTTTCAACCCGTGCTCGCTTATCTCAGCGACTCCTATCTCAGTCCTCAGACAACAGCCGTCATGGAACTTCTCAAAGAACAGTATATTGAGTAA
- a CDS encoding antibiotic biosynthesis monooxygenase family protein codes for MSAYAITSRMRAKQGMEEEFAELLVAYEKSCAGHPGLISHCLQRNIDDPREFLFHEIYDSKEHLIQHRAAPENKRWAPVRDAHIDERHVHTWELLNMEGPAALAWKKHD; via the coding sequence ATGAGTGCATACGCCATCACTTCCCGCATGCGGGCAAAGCAGGGAATGGAAGAGGAATTCGCCGAGCTGCTCGTAGCCTACGAAAAATCGTGCGCCGGACATCCGGGACTTATTTCGCACTGCCTTCAGCGCAACATCGACGATCCACGGGAATTTCTCTTTCACGAAATCTACGACTCCAAAGAGCATCTGATTCAGCACAGAGCCGCGCCCGAAAACAAGCGCTGGGCTCCGGTACGAGACGCCCACATCGACGAAAGACATGTCCATACCTGGGAGCTTCTGAACATGGAAGGGCCCGCCGCCCTGGCGTGGAAAAAGCACGACTAG
- a CDS encoding SDR family NAD(P)-dependent oxidoreductase — MTRPVLIVTGSATGIGLAAARLLSSRYLVVTTWNRTPPAQADLDFINGASVQCDLSREEDCARLVQEACRLGPLRGLVHSAAVNPTPAPSVTEMSLEFWNRILTNNLTSTFLLCRAVLPELRKNGGGSIVLVSSTAGRNGFSLAGGQPGHAKTAYATSKAGIIAFTRGLAREVAGENIRVNCVAPGPIDTRMLPNREATEKRVPMGRIGTPEECAKAISFMLDEATFTTGCTFDVCGGQYMS; from the coding sequence ATGACCAGACCCGTTCTCATCGTTACCGGCTCCGCCACGGGGATAGGACTTGCCGCCGCCCGTCTGCTCAGTTCCCGCTATCTTGTCGTCACCACCTGGAACCGCACGCCTCCCGCACAGGCGGATCTCGACTTCATCAACGGCGCGAGCGTGCAGTGCGATCTCTCCAGGGAAGAAGACTGCGCGCGCCTCGTGCAGGAAGCCTGCCGACTCGGTCCCCTGCGCGGACTCGTGCATTCGGCCGCCGTGAATCCCACGCCCGCGCCTTCCGTGACGGAAATGTCGCTGGAATTCTGGAACCGTATTCTCACCAACAATCTCACCAGCACGTTTCTGCTGTGCCGGGCCGTGCTGCCCGAGCTGCGCAAAAACGGCGGCGGCTCCATCGTGCTCGTCAGCTCCACGGCCGGACGCAACGGATTTTCCCTGGCCGGCGGGCAGCCCGGTCACGCCAAGACGGCCTACGCCACCAGCAAGGCGGGCATCATAGCCTTCACCCGCGGCCTGGCCAGAGAAGTGGCCGGAGAGAACATCCGGGTGAACTGCGTGGCTCCCGGCCCCATAGACACGCGCATGCTGCCCAACCGTGAGGCCACGGAAAAACGGGTGCCCATGGGCCGCATCGGAACCCCGGAAGAATGCGCAAAAGCCATTTCCTTCATGCTGGACGAAGCCACCTTCACCACGGGCTGCACCTTCGACGTGTGCGGCGGCCAGTACATGAGCTGA
- a CDS encoding TAXI family TRAP transporter solute-binding subunit, protein MHTKFGTVALTLLLSLVTSASALAADKIEINAAAGNQGGVFYVGMGAVGNAIMKDNPDIDYSMFPSAGLTNVIRVQNNQSQIGVIQSNNGYMAVKGIAPFKKPQTNIAGLVNMNTRAHTHIVVSEASGIKSMEEIRDKKLPIRININPTGGNNEMVPRLVFEAYGIGWKQLRENGAKLFPLSIPDSIDMMKDGRIDVDVYHGEEPAYKYTDIMSTVDIRFLDVDPAVVQKVADDYGMTITEFSPEAYDGKAKGIRGLTSHTEIIVNAGMSEDLAYRLTKSIIEHREDIATAVPLWSTMTPEVACQTTVPLHPGAAKYYREIGVLK, encoded by the coding sequence ATGCACACCAAGTTCGGAACCGTTGCCCTGACCTTGCTGCTTTCGCTCGTCACCTCCGCCTCCGCGCTCGCGGCCGACAAAATCGAAATCAACGCCGCGGCAGGCAATCAGGGCGGCGTGTTCTATGTCGGCATGGGCGCCGTGGGCAACGCCATCATGAAAGACAACCCCGACATCGACTACTCCATGTTTCCCTCGGCGGGACTCACCAACGTCATCCGCGTGCAGAACAACCAGAGTCAGATAGGCGTCATCCAGTCCAACAACGGATACATGGCCGTCAAGGGCATCGCTCCGTTCAAGAAGCCGCAGACCAACATCGCAGGCCTCGTCAATATGAACACCAGGGCGCACACCCACATTGTGGTGTCCGAAGCGTCGGGCATCAAGTCCATGGAAGAAATCAGGGATAAAAAACTGCCCATACGCATCAACATCAACCCCACCGGCGGCAACAACGAAATGGTGCCCCGGCTGGTCTTTGAAGCCTACGGCATCGGCTGGAAACAGCTGCGGGAAAACGGCGCCAAGCTGTTCCCCCTGTCCATTCCCGACTCCATCGACATGATGAAAGACGGCCGCATCGACGTGGACGTATATCACGGCGAAGAGCCCGCCTACAAGTACACGGACATCATGTCCACCGTGGACATCCGCTTCCTCGACGTGGATCCCGCAGTGGTGCAGAAGGTTGCCGACGACTACGGCATGACCATTACCGAATTCTCTCCCGAAGCCTACGACGGCAAGGCCAAGGGCATCCGCGGCCTTACCTCGCACACGGAAATCATCGTGAACGCCGGCATGTCCGAAGACCTAGCCTATCGGCTCACCAAGTCCATCATCGAGCACAGAGAAGACATCGCCACCGCCGTTCCGCTGTGGAGCACCATGACTCCCGAAGTCGCCTGCCAGACCACGGTTCCCCTGCATCCCGGCGCGGCAAAGTACTACCGGGAAATCGGCGTTCTCAAGTAA